The Desulfofundulus salinus genome includes the window GTATCCGGCAGCATAATTATAAATTCCTCTCCACCGTACCGAACCACCTTATCCGCAGCCCGCAAAGCCTTCTTTATGATGCCGGCCGCAGCAATTAAAACCTGGTCACCCGCATGGTGGCCGAACCGGTCGTTTATCACTTTAAAATCATCAAGATCCAGCATGGCAACCACCAGCGGCTTTCCCTTCCTCTGAGCTTCTCTAAGGAGCTGGTTCAATAACGGGTATAAAGCGAGCCTGTTATACAATCCTGTAAGCGGGTCGTGTTCTATCCTGTCTTTAAGCTGCAGAAGAAAACTATCAATGACAACCAGTATTTGAGCCAGGAATTCCGTAGCGCGATCTATGTATATCCACTGGACGGGATCGCTATCCCGGCGGATGCCCATTACCTCTCGAAGTGCCCTGGTGTGGATATCCAGAATATTTGCCGCCTGAACATGTTTCTCATCCAGGCTGTGTGTCAGGTCCTGATAGGCTTCCACGAGTACTCCTTCGGTTCCACCCTCACACACATATCGTTCAAGGTAATTTTTATAAGTATTGTAAAAGGCCTCTGAAGCCAACTCAGGTGCACCTCCTCCCCACCAGTACGCTGGCATCGTCTTCCGGAACACCATATTTCTCCATTATCGTAACCGCCAGGTATAGGCCATCCTGTCGCCACAGATGTCCGTCACCCCGGTCGGGCACAAAGCTACGCCTTATCCCATCAGAACATACTATTACAAGAGCATAATCATCAATCCTTACATTCCGGATAACCGGCACAAGCCTCCGCCCTCCCACCACCCCGGGCTGCCCCGGCAAAAACTCCAACCTTTTATCACCAATCATCCAGCCCCTTATGTTCCCCACCATGATATAACTTAGAGTCGCATTGTCCAGGGTACCGAGGAAGAGGGTACATCCCCGGATTCTGGCAGCGACCCTTTCGATATCACCATACACACCCGGCAGGTCTTCTCTACGCTCTTCCAGAACTCTGTGCAGCCCTTCCGCACAGCGATGAGCTTCTTCACCGTGCCCCAGCACATCCACTACTGAAATATAAAGCTTATCATTTCCTTTATATGCATAACAAAGGTCCCCGCCCACTGGATAGCCCGTCCGCGGCCTCCAGCACGACCAGACCTCCCAGCCGTGGCCGGACGCTGTGGCCTGTTTAAAGAAAGTCAAAATGCACGCCTCCTCTTCTCCGTAATAACCACCGTCCCCTTACCCACTTCGGAATGAATGGCGAAGGAATCCATCAGACGTTTTACTCCCGAAAGGCCTATACCGAGACTGCGCTCCCACGTGGTATAGCCCCGCGTCAAGACCAGCTCGATATCAGGGATACCGGGGCCGCGGTCGGCGGCAATTACTTCAATGCCCGGACTGTCCCTGTCCTCCAGCCGCTTTCTTATCATTATCCTGCCCTGCCTGGCGTACCGGTAGATATTCCGGGCCAGCTCCGAAACCGCAGTGGCTATCCTGGTAACATCGGCCAGGGAAAAGCCGATCTCCTGGGCCAGTTGTTTGGCCATCTGCCGTGCTACGGCAATGTCTTCCTCTCGAGTAATGCGGACCACTATATCGAATTCCTGCGCCGGGTCCTCAATTATGGAGGTTATTTTTTCCTCATACACCTTTATCCCTCTCCTGGAAAGAGCCGGCCAGTACCAGGGCATGTTCCAGATTCCGCGCCACCGCGACCTCCTGCAGCGTGACACCCATCTGGGCCAGAGTCAAAGCTACAGGGGGTTGAATGCCGCACAATACAGTGCGGCACCCCATAAGGCGGGCCATAGCAGCCGTTTCAGAAAGGGTGTATGATATATAGCTATCAATCACTTCCACCATCCTTACATCCAGTATAACCGCCCTGGCCCTCGTCCGCTCGATTTCCTTCAAAAGCTGCTGCTGCAGCCGTCCTACCGTTCTGTCGTCCAGGTCGATCTGGATGGGCACCAGCAGGTAGCCATCCACCTGCATAATGGGCACAACCCTGTCCTCAAAGCTCATCATCTTCACCGCTTTCTTCCAGCCTACCGCCCGCCAGGCTTAGGGCAAGCTGCCTGCGCCTCTTCCTTTCTTCCATGGTTATGGCTATCCCGCGGCGGAGAGCATCCTCCAGGTCCCTGGCGACTGTAACCATCTGGAAGTCTACTCCCAGTTTGACAAGGGTATGGGCAACCTCCGGCTTGATACCGGTAAGAATGACCTCGGCACCCAGGAACTTTATGGCGTTAAACATCTCCATAAGAAATCCCCCGACCACCGTATCGATCATGGGGACACCCGTAACATCCACCAGCACCACTTTCGCCCTGACGGAACTCACCCTGTTCAGCAATCTCTCCGCGATATTCTGGGCACGCTGGCCATCCAGGTTCCCAATCATGGCTACCAGTAAAATATCCGTCCATATACGGATTATCGGGGTGGCCAGCTCCGAAAGCATCTGGCGGAGCTGCATTAAAATATGCTCATTTTCGCGCCGCATCTCCCCGGAAACCTTCAATGCGGCCCGGAGTATATCAACAGCGGGAAAAGAAGCATGTTCTGCAATATGCAGTATTTTCGACCCTACTTCTTCTTCACCCAGCTCTTCAATTAAAGACCGCAGGGCTTCAAATAAGCCGTCTGCTGCTTTTTTGCTCAACGCTTCCTCCATAACCCGGCACCACAGGTCTTTTTGCCTGCCGTCTGTCGTGAGGCCATTGACGATTTCCGTCACCTTAATAGCATCCATCAATACTTCCCTCCATAGCCTGTAGCCTGAAGACCATTTTTTGCTATTTCGACATAATTCCTTGTTTTCCTGCCGGAAGCTCCCGCAGGAGCTGCCCTTTCAAAACGCCTTCATTAATGAGAAAACTGCAGGGAAAAACCCTGACTTCCCTGCAGCTACGTTCCTCTCCTGCAACCCGGCCTTCATGATTACTTCTAACTCAATTAAACCACTGTCTGAAGTTACCGTCAAGAATAACGCCGCCGTTCATTAACGCCGTTCTACGCCCCGCCCGGAGAAACACAACCGTCACCAACCTGATAACCGCCAGTTTAATCCTGCACCAGAACGCCGGGGTTGTTCCGGCAGACGACCAGGCACGCCTCCACCACCTGCGGGTCGTAAAGGATGCCGCTGTTCCGGCTGATTTCTTCCAGGGCGGCCTCCATACCCAGGGCGGCCCGGTAGGGCCGGTGCGAAGCCATGGATTCCACCACGTCGGCAACACCCAGAATCCGGGCCTCGGGAATGATGGCCTCTCCCCGCAGCCCGTCCGGGTAACCGCTCCCGTCCATTCTCTCGTGGTGCTGCAGCAGTGCCTGCGATAC containing:
- a CDS encoding STAS domain-containing protein gives rise to the protein MMSFEDRVVPIMQVDGYLLVPIQIDLDDRTVGRLQQQLLKEIERTRARAVILDVRMVEVIDSYISYTLSETAAMARLMGCRTVLCGIQPPVALTLAQMGVTLQEVAVARNLEHALVLAGSFQERDKGV
- a CDS encoding STAS domain-containing protein; the protein is MDAIKVTEIVNGLTTDGRQKDLWCRVMEEALSKKAADGLFEALRSLIEELGEEEVGSKILHIAEHASFPAVDILRAALKVSGEMRRENEHILMQLRQMLSELATPIIRIWTDILLVAMIGNLDGQRAQNIAERLLNRVSSVRAKVVLVDVTGVPMIDTVVGGFLMEMFNAIKFLGAEVILTGIKPEVAHTLVKLGVDFQMVTVARDLEDALRRGIAITMEERKRRRQLALSLAGGRLEESGEDDEL
- a CDS encoding anti-sigma regulatory factor, yielding MYEEKITSIIEDPAQEFDIVVRITREEDIAVARQMAKQLAQEIGFSLADVTRIATAVSELARNIYRYARQGRIMIRKRLEDRDSPGIEVIAADRGPGIPDIELVLTRGYTTWERSLGIGLSGVKRLMDSFAIHSEVGKGTVVITEKRRRAF
- a CDS encoding GGDEF domain-containing protein, which translates into the protein MASEAFYNTYKNYLERYVCEGGTEGVLVEAYQDLTHSLDEKHVQAANILDIHTRALREVMGIRRDSDPVQWIYIDRATEFLAQILVVIDSFLLQLKDRIEHDPLTGLYNRLALYPLLNQLLREAQRKGKPLVVAMLDLDDFKVINDRFGHHAGDQVLIAAAGIIKKALRAADKVVRYGGEEFIIMLPDTSLNRSQIALERIRSQIAGQRLLPEMDVVVTASIGATEYSGRGTASVSDLIAQADRAMYKAKKEGKNMVACVEPESPGKQEE